One Quadrisphaera setariae genomic region harbors:
- a CDS encoding DUF167 domain-containing protein: MQVTVRAKPGSRRGPLVETDDDGTLVVHVRERAVDGVANAGLERALAEHFGVAPSRVRVVRGHASRTKRVDVDL, from the coding sequence GTGCAGGTGACCGTCCGGGCCAAGCCGGGCAGCAGGCGCGGTCCCCTGGTCGAGACCGACGACGACGGCACCCTCGTCGTGCACGTCCGCGAGCGCGCCGTCGACGGCGTGGCGAACGCCGGGCTGGAGCGCGCGCTGGCCGAGCACTTCGGTGTCGCGCCCAGCCGCGTCCGCGTGGTCCGCGGCCACGCCTCGCGCACCAAGCGCGTCGACGTCGACCTGTAG
- a CDS encoding IclR family transcriptional regulator, producing MSDRGLTGRQPGAVQNALAVLEVVAHAGAGVTAKEVGELAHLPPATTYRLLNLLVGEEYLIRMPDLRGFALGRRAAALTGAAPEPRLSRAARDELRRLRGSLRVGVHLVVFGPTALRCADVDPELPLRDPALLERHLHAGAAGRLLLADQPDWREVHPPSRLVRLTASTAVRPHQLQARLDETAERGWAAQTGEVHDDVSCLAAPVRGADGALVAAVVLSAPRPRPPVDHLDAARGCAAALEPLLA from the coding sequence GTGAGCGACAGGGGTCTGACGGGCCGCCAGCCGGGCGCGGTCCAGAACGCGCTGGCGGTGCTGGAGGTGGTGGCCCACGCCGGCGCCGGTGTCACGGCGAAGGAGGTGGGCGAGCTCGCGCACCTCCCCCCGGCCACCACCTACCGCCTGCTGAACCTGCTGGTGGGCGAGGAGTACCTCATCCGCATGCCGGACCTGCGGGGGTTCGCGCTGGGCCGCAGGGCAGCCGCCCTGACCGGGGCCGCGCCCGAGCCGCGCCTGTCGCGGGCCGCCCGCGACGAGCTGCGGCGGCTGCGGGGCTCGCTGCGCGTGGGCGTCCACCTCGTGGTGTTCGGCCCGACGGCGCTGCGCTGCGCCGACGTCGACCCCGAGCTGCCCCTGCGCGACCCCGCCCTGCTGGAGCGGCACCTGCACGCGGGGGCGGCGGGCCGGCTGCTGCTGGCCGACCAGCCCGACTGGCGGGAGGTGCACCCGCCGTCGCGGCTGGTCCGCCTCACGGCGTCCACCGCGGTGCGTCCGCACCAGCTTCAGGCGCGGCTGGACGAGACCGCCGAGCGCGGCTGGGCCGCGCAGACGGGTGAGGTCCACGACGACGTCTCCTGCCTCGCCGCGCCCGTGCGCGGCGCCGACGGCGCCCTCGTGGCGGCGGTCGTGCTCAGCGCGCCGCGGCCGCGGCCGCCGGTCGACCACCTCGACGCCGCCCGGGGGTGCGCGGCCGCCCTGGAGCCGCTGCTCGCCTGA
- a CDS encoding DUF3817 domain-containing protein: MPASDALTSRQRLVLRAFTTVAVIEACTWVGLLTGMYFKYLAADTTEVGVKVFGPLHGAAFVAYLVLSVLAWRVLRWSWGTLLTALVCSVPPLFTVVFEVWAARTGRLTPAASRTRVLA; this comes from the coding sequence GTGCCTGCGAGTGATGCCCTGACGAGCCGCCAGCGCCTGGTCCTGCGGGCCTTCACCACCGTCGCCGTCATCGAGGCCTGCACGTGGGTCGGGCTGCTGACGGGCATGTACTTCAAGTACCTGGCGGCGGACACCACGGAGGTGGGCGTCAAGGTCTTCGGCCCCCTCCACGGTGCTGCCTTCGTCGCCTACCTCGTCCTGTCCGTGCTCGCGTGGCGCGTGCTGCGCTGGAGCTGGGGCACGCTGCTCACGGCGCTGGTCTGCAGCGTCCCGCCGCTGTTCACCGTGGTCTTCGAGGTGTGGGCCGCCCGCACCGGCCGCCTCACCCCGGCGGCCTCCCGCACGCGCGTCCTCGCCTGA
- a CDS encoding APC family permease, translated as MPAPALATTSPVEGLRRRRLGFLEVLAQSVAVLAPTAALVTVPALVATAGGSLTVPAFAAAGSLMVLVAWSVRHAARRMAAVGGVYSYCARGLGPVAGVVCGWSLVVAYAALAVSSCVGAALYASALVGWAQHPCVVAVGVVVVACGVGLVAARGVQLSARLVLALEAVSLTLVLVLLGVLVVRGGPQAGATEPAGAVVVDALPTPGGAALALVLAVTAFMGFESSSVLGVESRRPLLFVPRAVLWTPAVGGVVLLVGAAAQMALLREAPVAVLLSGAPLDGLVRAEAGGPLPSLLDAAAAAAFVACTSGAVTALVRVLFSMGREGVLPAALGDVHPVTGTPVRALLTALPLVALVPVVALLAGAAPRAVLSGAVTVAAFGSLLAYALVSAAAPALLRRIGELTPAPLVVGVLASTSCAALLLVAAVAGPWTGGQSLALVFAALVVPGVARVVWLRRRHPERLARAGVYDEPTRRSVL; from the coding sequence GTGCCAGCGCCCGCTCTCGCGACGACCTCCCCCGTGGAGGGACTGCGACGACGGCGGCTCGGGTTCCTCGAGGTGCTGGCGCAGTCCGTGGCGGTGCTCGCCCCGACCGCCGCGCTGGTCACGGTGCCGGCGCTCGTCGCCACCGCCGGCGGCTCCCTCACGGTGCCCGCCTTCGCGGCGGCGGGGTCGCTCATGGTGCTGGTGGCGTGGAGCGTGCGGCACGCGGCGCGCCGGATGGCCGCCGTCGGCGGCGTCTACAGCTACTGCGCGCGGGGCCTCGGCCCGGTGGCGGGCGTCGTGTGCGGGTGGTCGCTCGTCGTCGCCTACGCCGCGCTCGCGGTGTCCTCCTGCGTGGGCGCTGCCCTCTACGCGTCCGCGCTGGTCGGGTGGGCGCAGCACCCCTGTGTCGTGGCGGTCGGCGTCGTCGTCGTGGCCTGCGGCGTGGGCCTGGTCGCCGCGCGGGGGGTCCAGCTGTCGGCGCGGCTGGTCCTGGCGCTGGAGGCGGTGTCCCTGACGCTCGTGCTGGTGCTGCTCGGCGTGCTCGTGGTCCGCGGCGGGCCGCAGGCGGGCGCCACCGAGCCGGCGGGCGCCGTCGTCGTCGACGCCCTCCCGACGCCCGGGGGCGCCGCCCTGGCGCTCGTGCTGGCGGTGACGGCGTTCATGGGCTTCGAGAGCTCCTCGGTGCTGGGCGTCGAGTCGCGCCGTCCGCTGCTGTTCGTCCCGCGGGCCGTGCTGTGGACGCCCGCGGTGGGCGGCGTCGTCCTGCTGGTGGGCGCGGCCGCGCAGATGGCGCTGCTGCGCGAGGCACCGGTCGCCGTCCTGCTCTCGGGGGCTCCGCTGGACGGGCTGGTGCGGGCGGAGGCGGGCGGCCCGCTGCCGTCCCTGCTCGACGCCGCGGCCGCTGCCGCCTTCGTGGCCTGCACGAGCGGTGCCGTGACCGCGCTGGTGCGAGTGCTGTTCTCGATGGGTCGCGAGGGGGTGCTGCCCGCCGCGCTGGGCGACGTGCACCCCGTCACCGGGACACCGGTGCGAGCGCTGCTGACGGCGCTGCCGCTCGTGGCCCTCGTGCCCGTGGTGGCGCTGCTCGCCGGCGCCGCTCCGCGCGCGGTGCTCAGCGGTGCGGTGACCGTGGCCGCCTTCGGCTCGCTCCTGGCGTACGCCCTGGTCAGCGCCGCTGCGCCGGCCCTGCTGCGGCGCATCGGCGAGCTGACTCCGGCGCCGCTCGTGGTCGGGGTGCTCGCGTCCACCTCGTGCGCGGCCCTGCTGCTGGTGGCCGCCGTCGCCGGTCCCTGGACGGGCGGCCAGTCCCTGGCGCTGGTCTTCGCCGCGCTCGTGGTGCCGGGGGTGGCCCGCGTGGTCTGGCTGCGCCGGCGCCACCCCGAGCGGCTGGCGCGGGCCGGCGTCTACGACGAGCCGACCCGGCGCAGCGTGCTGTGA
- a CDS encoding sensor histidine kinase has translation MDFWERSRVGWHAAWYGVLAVTAVAVLTLSGAPLADRLTGVAALAGAAGLYAAVGTRLLAQSVTGPRAVATYAVYTGGVGACLVVLSLALSPGVALAPLFVLFPQAWAMVERRGPAVAVVVLTPAALAVVQAAQGSWRPGALTDAVVTAFLQSAAAIVLGLWITGLVRESEQRADLLAELTATRAELATAEHARGVLAERERLAAEIHDTLAQGFLSIVALSQAARDGQTHERLGLIEATARANLAEARAIVAAHSPPDLAASQPGARLLSALERLAARTTATDGTTVDLDLPTALPPLPPEVEVVLLRAAQEGLGNARRHGAATRVALALAVDAEGVELTVTDDGTGLAAAPTGTGYGLAAMAARATQVGGSAVLEAGGGGAGCVLRVRVPA, from the coding sequence GTGGACTTCTGGGAGCGCAGCCGGGTCGGCTGGCACGCCGCCTGGTACGGCGTGCTGGCCGTCACGGCCGTGGCGGTGCTGACGCTGTCCGGCGCGCCGCTCGCCGACCGGCTCACCGGGGTCGCGGCGCTCGCCGGTGCCGCGGGGCTGTACGCGGCCGTCGGCACCCGGCTGCTGGCGCAGTCCGTGACGGGGCCGAGGGCGGTGGCGACGTACGCCGTCTACACCGGCGGCGTCGGCGCCTGCCTGGTCGTCCTCTCCCTGGCGCTCAGCCCGGGAGTGGCGCTGGCTCCGCTGTTCGTGCTCTTCCCGCAGGCCTGGGCCATGGTCGAGCGCCGCGGGCCGGCGGTGGCCGTCGTCGTCCTCACCCCCGCCGCCCTCGCCGTGGTGCAGGCCGCGCAGGGCAGCTGGCGGCCCGGGGCGCTCACCGACGCGGTCGTGACGGCGTTCCTGCAGTCGGCGGCGGCGATCGTCCTGGGGCTGTGGATCACCGGGCTGGTGCGTGAGAGCGAGCAGCGCGCCGACCTGCTCGCCGAGCTCACCGCCACCCGGGCGGAGCTGGCCACCGCTGAGCACGCCCGCGGCGTGCTCGCCGAGCGGGAGCGCCTCGCAGCGGAGATCCACGACACCCTCGCGCAGGGCTTCCTCAGCATCGTGGCCCTGTCCCAGGCCGCCCGAGACGGTCAGACCCACGAGCGCCTCGGCCTCATCGAGGCCACGGCCCGCGCCAACCTCGCCGAGGCGCGGGCCATCGTCGCCGCGCACTCCCCGCCGGACCTCGCCGCCTCCCAGCCGGGAGCGCGGCTGCTCAGCGCGCTGGAGCGCCTCGCCGCGCGCACGACCGCCACCGACGGGACCACCGTCGACCTCGACCTGCCGACCGCGCTGCCGCCGCTGCCCCCCGAGGTGGAGGTGGTGCTGCTGCGGGCCGCCCAGGAGGGCCTGGGCAACGCCCGCCGGCACGGCGCCGCCACCCGGGTCGCCCTGGCGCTGGCCGTGGACGCCGAGGGCGTCGAGCTCACCGTCACCGACGACGGGACCGGGCTCGCGGCGGCCCCCACCGGCACCGGCTACGGGCTGGCCGCGATGGCGGCCCGCGCCACCCAGGTGGGCGGCTCCGCCGTGCTCGAGGCGGGCGGAGGTGGCGCCGGGTGCGTCCTGCGCGTCAGGGTGCCGGCATGA
- a CDS encoding primary-amine oxidase yields the protein MTLIDEPTTTSTASTATHPLSRLSPAEITAAADAVRAAGLAGESTAFVFIGPDEPHKDVVRSWREGDPVPRSVRVMLLDRATGTGTDAHVDLAAAGGPAVTASTVVDGLDGHMPILDGEFEVIEGLLAGDERWAAALAKRGVAVADVRAVPLSAGSYFPEEHGHRIVRVLGFHQADPDDLPWAHPVDGVVAYVDITTGAVNAVHDLLDLPVPTERGDLLSGVHTAPARELRPLEITQPQGPSFTVEDDVVRWAGWEARIGFDAREGLVLHQVGLDGRSILHRASISEMVVPYADPSPVRFWQNYFDTGEYLFARYSNSLELGCDCLGDITYLDAVIAAEDGTPRTIRNAICLHEEDYGVGWKHSDMFTGASDTRRARRMVISFFTTIGNYDYGFYWYLYTDGRIELEAKATGIVFTSAYRGEEHPYATQMAPGLGAPFHQHLFSARLDMAVDQRPDDDGGWTGNTVVEVDAARVPVGPGNPYGNAFTRVMTPLTSEGEAQRMSDATVGRTWVVTNPSVPNRLGEPVGYALCPQPSPALLADPSSVVASRAAFSTKHLWVTPHDPAQRYAAGDLVNQHPGGAGLPAYTASDRSVEDTDVVLWHTFGLTHFPRPEDWPVMPTDYTGFQLKPHGFFDRNPALGVPAVLTSSNGHCSSGR from the coding sequence ATGACCCTCATCGACGAGCCCACCACGACCTCCACCGCATCCACGGCGACCCACCCGCTCTCCCGGTTGTCCCCGGCCGAGATCACCGCCGCGGCCGACGCCGTGCGCGCCGCCGGGCTGGCGGGCGAGAGCACCGCCTTCGTCTTCATCGGCCCCGACGAGCCCCACAAGGACGTCGTCCGGAGCTGGCGGGAGGGCGATCCCGTGCCCCGGTCGGTGCGGGTCATGCTGCTCGACAGGGCCACCGGCACCGGCACCGACGCCCACGTCGACCTCGCGGCCGCCGGCGGACCGGCCGTGACGGCCAGCACCGTCGTGGACGGCCTCGATGGCCACATGCCCATCCTCGACGGCGAGTTCGAGGTCATCGAGGGCCTGCTCGCCGGCGACGAGCGCTGGGCCGCGGCGTTGGCGAAGCGCGGCGTGGCGGTGGCCGACGTGCGGGCCGTGCCGCTCTCGGCCGGCTCGTACTTCCCCGAGGAGCACGGCCACCGCATCGTGCGCGTGCTCGGGTTCCACCAGGCCGACCCCGACGACCTGCCCTGGGCGCACCCGGTGGACGGCGTGGTCGCCTACGTCGACATCACCACCGGCGCGGTGAACGCCGTCCACGACCTCCTGGACCTGCCGGTGCCCACCGAGCGCGGCGACCTGCTCTCCGGCGTCCACACCGCTCCCGCCCGGGAGCTGCGACCCTTGGAGATCACCCAGCCGCAGGGACCGTCGTTCACGGTGGAGGACGACGTCGTCCGGTGGGCCGGGTGGGAGGCCCGCATCGGCTTCGACGCCCGCGAGGGGCTCGTGCTGCACCAGGTGGGGCTCGACGGGCGCTCGATCCTGCACCGCGCGTCGATCTCGGAGATGGTCGTGCCCTACGCCGACCCCTCACCGGTGAGGTTCTGGCAGAACTACTTCGACACCGGCGAGTACCTGTTCGCCCGGTACTCCAACAGCCTCGAGCTGGGCTGCGACTGCCTGGGCGACATCACCTACCTCGACGCCGTCATCGCCGCCGAGGACGGCACCCCGCGCACCATCCGCAACGCGATCTGCCTCCACGAGGAGGACTACGGCGTCGGGTGGAAGCACTCCGACATGTTCACCGGCGCCTCCGACACCCGCCGCGCCCGCCGGATGGTCATCAGCTTCTTCACCACCATCGGCAACTACGACTACGGCTTCTACTGGTACCTCTACACCGACGGCCGCATCGAGCTGGAGGCCAAGGCCACCGGCATCGTCTTCACCTCCGCCTACCGCGGCGAGGAGCACCCCTACGCCACGCAGATGGCCCCCGGCCTGGGCGCGCCCTTCCACCAGCACCTGTTCTCCGCGAGGCTCGACATGGCGGTGGACCAGCGGCCCGACGACGACGGCGGGTGGACCGGCAACACCGTGGTCGAGGTCGACGCGGCACGCGTGCCGGTGGGGCCGGGCAACCCCTACGGCAACGCCTTCACCCGCGTGATGACCCCGCTGACCTCCGAGGGGGAGGCGCAGCGGATGTCGGACGCCACCGTCGGGCGGACCTGGGTGGTGACCAACCCGTCGGTGCCCAACCGGCTCGGCGAGCCCGTCGGCTACGCCCTGTGCCCGCAGCCCAGCCCCGCGCTGCTGGCCGACCCGAGCTCGGTGGTCGCCTCGCGCGCGGCGTTCTCCACGAAGCACCTGTGGGTGACCCCCCACGACCCGGCGCAGCGGTACGCCGCCGGTGACCTCGTCAACCAGCACCCCGGTGGCGCGGGCCTGCCCGCGTACACGGCGTCGGACCGGTCCGTGGAGGACACCGACGTCGTGCTCTGGCACACCTTCGGCCTCACGCACTTCCCGCGCCCGGAGGACTGGCCCGTCATGCCCACCGACTACACCGGGTTCCAGCTCAAGCCCCACGGGTTCTTCGACAGGAACCCCGCCCTCGGCGTTCCCGCCGTGCTGACCAGCAGCAACGGGCACTGCTCCTCCGGGCGCTGA
- a CDS encoding APC family permease, which produces MATTSAPSGAPALVPDGRAERLTGRLGVGSIVFMVVAAAAPLTVVAGSVPIGIANGNGAAYPAMYAVAAVVLALFAVGFTAMTRHVPNAGAFYSYVGVGLGRSAGLGSAFVALTSYVTVQGAVYAYLGYATGELVSSWVGLALPWWAWALAGVAVCGWLGYRHIELSGRVLGVLLLAEIAIVLVLDAAVVLRGGADGAGLSTALVEPSQLLSGAPAFGLMFAVAGFIGFEATAVFRDEARTPERTIPLATYVALAAIGVFYTLSAWAVVSAYGDEEAVAVAASDPGAMVANAAQRYLGTAASDVLQVLLLTSLLAAVLSFHNVLARYVFSLARAQVLPAVAGASHAHHGSPHVASLATSLVGAALLVICAAAGLDPVVQVFTWLSGLATVGIIALMLLTCIAVIVFFRRTRADRRAWHTLVAPALGLVGLGGALALVVVNLPLLMGGSVVLGVGAGVLLLAALAAGWVLAAARPAAAAELLLTPRAEGAPQI; this is translated from the coding sequence ATGGCCACCACGTCAGCTCCCTCCGGAGCCCCCGCGCTCGTGCCGGACGGCCGAGCCGAGCGCCTCACCGGGCGCCTCGGCGTCGGCTCGATCGTCTTCATGGTCGTCGCGGCCGCGGCGCCCCTCACCGTCGTCGCCGGGTCCGTGCCGATCGGCATCGCCAACGGCAACGGCGCCGCCTACCCGGCGATGTACGCCGTCGCCGCCGTGGTGCTGGCGCTGTTCGCGGTCGGCTTCACCGCGATGACCCGCCACGTCCCCAACGCCGGCGCGTTCTACTCCTACGTCGGCGTCGGCCTCGGCCGCAGCGCCGGTCTCGGCAGCGCGTTCGTGGCGCTCACCAGCTACGTCACCGTGCAGGGCGCCGTGTACGCCTACCTCGGCTACGCCACGGGCGAGCTGGTCTCGTCGTGGGTGGGTCTCGCGCTGCCCTGGTGGGCGTGGGCGCTCGCGGGTGTCGCGGTCTGCGGCTGGCTCGGCTACCGCCACATCGAGCTGTCCGGACGGGTGCTGGGTGTGCTGCTGCTCGCCGAGATCGCCATCGTCCTCGTGCTCGACGCCGCCGTCGTGCTGCGCGGCGGGGCGGACGGGGCCGGCCTGTCCACGGCGCTCGTGGAGCCGTCGCAGCTGCTCTCGGGTGCTCCCGCGTTCGGCCTCATGTTCGCCGTGGCCGGGTTCATCGGGTTCGAGGCCACCGCGGTGTTCCGCGACGAGGCCCGCACCCCGGAGCGGACCATCCCCCTGGCCACGTACGTGGCGCTCGCCGCGATCGGCGTCTTCTACACGCTGTCGGCGTGGGCCGTGGTCTCGGCCTACGGGGACGAGGAGGCCGTCGCCGTGGCGGCCTCCGACCCCGGCGCCATGGTGGCGAACGCCGCGCAGCGCTACCTGGGCACCGCCGCTTCCGACGTCCTCCAGGTGCTGCTCCTCACCAGCCTCCTGGCCGCGGTGCTGTCCTTCCACAACGTGCTCGCCCGGTACGTCTTCTCCCTGGCGAGGGCTCAGGTCCTGCCCGCCGTCGCCGGTGCCAGCCACGCCCACCACGGCTCCCCGCACGTGGCCTCGCTGGCGACGTCGCTCGTCGGCGCCGCCCTGCTCGTGATCTGCGCGGCCGCCGGGCTCGACCCCGTGGTGCAGGTGTTCACCTGGCTGTCGGGCCTCGCGACCGTCGGGATCATCGCGCTGATGCTCCTGACCTGCATCGCCGTCATCGTCTTCTTCCGCCGCACCCGCGCCGACCGCCGCGCCTGGCACACCCTCGTGGCCCCGGCGCTCGGGCTGGTGGGCCTCGGTGGGGCGCTGGCCCTCGTCGTCGTCAACCTGCCCCTGCTCATGGGCGGCTCGGTGGTGCTGGGCGTCGGCGCCGGCGTGCTCCTGCTCGCCGCGCTGGCAGCGGGCTGGGTGCTCGCCGCGGCCCGGCCGGCGGCCGCCGCCGAGCTGCTCCTCACCCCGCGCGCCGAGGGCGCGCCCCAGATCTGA
- a CDS encoding response regulator transcription factor, which produces MTSAAGSTPLRLVVVDDHPVVRAGIVALLSAEADLAVVAEVDDGDGVLAAYEQHRPDVVLMDLRMPGVDGVTATSRLKAAHPGAHVLVLTTYDTDADVLRAVEAGATGYLLKDAPRAALTDAVRRAARGETVLAPPVAAKLLTRMREPAAERLTARETEVLACVGRGLSNPAIANELFIGEATVKSHLLRVFAKLGVDDRTAAVTVAMSRGLLPPPR; this is translated from the coding sequence ATGACCTCTGCCGCTGGGTCGACCCCGCTGCGCCTCGTCGTCGTCGACGACCACCCGGTGGTCCGCGCGGGCATCGTGGCGCTGCTCTCCGCGGAGGCCGACCTCGCCGTGGTGGCGGAGGTCGACGACGGCGACGGCGTGCTCGCCGCCTACGAGCAGCACCGCCCCGACGTGGTGCTCATGGACCTGAGGATGCCCGGGGTGGACGGCGTCACCGCGACCAGCCGGCTGAAGGCCGCCCACCCCGGTGCCCACGTCCTCGTGCTCACCACCTACGACACCGACGCCGACGTCCTGCGCGCCGTCGAGGCCGGCGCCACCGGCTACCTCCTCAAGGACGCACCCCGCGCGGCCCTCACCGACGCCGTCCGCCGCGCGGCCCGCGGTGAGACGGTGCTGGCGCCGCCCGTGGCGGCGAAGCTGCTCACGCGGATGCGCGAGCCCGCCGCCGAGCGCCTCACCGCCCGCGAGACCGAGGTGCTGGCGTGCGTGGGGCGGGGCTTGAGCAACCCGGCCATCGCGAACGAGCTCTTCATCGGCGAGGCGACGGTCAAGAGCCACCTCCTGCGCGTCTTCGCCAAGCTCGGCGTGGACGACCGGACGGCCGCGGTGACGGTGGCGATGTCGCGCGGCCTGCTGCCGCCGCCCCGCTAG
- a CDS encoding glyoxalase superfamily protein has protein sequence MTVIVDVETAKAAARALRKDLSARGVDLTHSAALELVAHQLGHRDWNTASALLAPGEEPPQLRAPVPVLRVLDGEVGREFYSQLGFELLWEHRFEPDLPLYQRLRRDEVVLDLSEHYGDGVPGTVVWVPVRDVRALHAELRPRLWAHQRPGLDQDAPGGPTFTVGDPYGNHLRFCQPAG, from the coding sequence ATGACTGTGATCGTCGACGTCGAGACCGCCAAGGCCGCAGCCCGGGCCCTGCGGAAGGACCTGTCCGCCCGCGGGGTGGACCTGACGCACTCCGCTGCGCTGGAGCTGGTGGCGCACCAGCTGGGCCACCGCGACTGGAACACCGCCTCCGCGCTCCTGGCTCCCGGGGAGGAGCCGCCGCAGCTGAGAGCACCGGTGCCCGTGCTGCGGGTGCTCGACGGGGAGGTCGGGCGCGAGTTCTACTCCCAGCTCGGTTTCGAGCTGCTGTGGGAGCACCGCTTCGAGCCCGACCTCCCCCTCTACCAGCGCCTGCGCCGCGACGAGGTGGTCCTGGACCTGTCGGAGCACTACGGGGACGGCGTCCCCGGCACCGTGGTCTGGGTCCCCGTGCGCGACGTCCGCGCCCTCCACGCCGAGCTGCGCCCGAGGCTGTGGGCGCACCAGCGGCCCGGCCTGGACCAGGACGCGCCGGGTGGTCCGACCTTCACGGTGGGCGACCCGTACGGCAACCACCTGCGCTTCTGCCAGCCGGCGGGCTAG
- a CDS encoding ABC transporter permease — protein MTTTPTTPAGPRTRAAADASAFRSPAFLLRTSLARTVVELKELTRSWDALVFNVFFPIIFLFIFGSVFSGDVAPGVSFTQYFTAGMAASGVLLVSFQSLAISIAVERDDGLLKRLEGTPMPPAAYFLGKVGLVVVTGAVQMAVLLTAAHLLFDVDLPAGPQQWWTLAWVTVLGAAAGTLLGIAYSSVPRTGRSASAVTAPVVLVLQFISGVFFVYSQLPGWMQDVAAVFPLKWMAEGFRAALLPDSMAAAEPSGSWQLGVVALVLLGWTALGLVLCRTTFRWRRRGDG, from the coding sequence GTGACGACGACCCCGACCACGCCGGCCGGCCCGCGCACCCGCGCCGCCGCCGACGCCTCGGCCTTCCGCTCCCCCGCGTTCCTGCTGCGCACCTCGCTGGCGCGGACGGTGGTGGAGCTCAAGGAGCTCACCCGGTCCTGGGACGCGCTGGTCTTCAACGTGTTCTTCCCGATCATCTTCCTGTTCATCTTCGGGTCGGTCTTCTCCGGGGACGTGGCGCCCGGCGTGAGCTTCACGCAGTACTTCACCGCCGGGATGGCCGCCTCCGGCGTGCTGCTCGTGAGCTTCCAGTCCCTCGCCATCTCCATCGCGGTGGAGCGGGACGACGGCCTGCTCAAGCGCCTGGAGGGCACGCCCATGCCGCCGGCGGCGTACTTCCTCGGCAAGGTGGGGCTCGTCGTCGTCACCGGTGCCGTGCAGATGGCGGTGCTGCTGACCGCCGCGCACCTGCTCTTCGACGTCGACCTGCCGGCCGGGCCGCAGCAGTGGTGGACCCTGGCGTGGGTGACGGTGCTGGGCGCGGCGGCGGGCACGCTGCTGGGCATCGCCTACTCCAGCGTCCCCCGCACCGGGCGCTCCGCGAGCGCCGTCACCGCGCCCGTCGTCCTGGTCCTCCAGTTCATCTCGGGGGTGTTCTTCGTCTACAGCCAGCTGCCGGGGTGGATGCAGGACGTCGCGGCGGTGTTCCCGCTGAAGTGGATGGCGGAGGGGTTCCGCGCCGCGCTGCTCCCGGACTCGATGGCGGCGGCCGAGCCGTCGGGCTCCTGGCAGCTGGGCGTCGTCGCGCTGGTGCTGCTCGGCTGGACGGCGCTGGGGCTGGTGCTGTGCCGGACGACGTTCCGCTGGCGCCGCCGCGGGGACGGCTGA
- a CDS encoding DUF3046 domain-containing protein, giving the protein MRHSEFWQLADAVFGQGYARSLASDIVLSALGGRSPVQALDEGVPPRDVWVALCDAQDVPEARRWLDTREANRRRR; this is encoded by the coding sequence ATGCGCCACAGCGAGTTCTGGCAGCTGGCCGACGCCGTGTTCGGCCAGGGGTACGCGCGGTCCCTGGCCTCCGACATCGTGCTGAGCGCCCTGGGCGGTCGCTCGCCGGTGCAGGCCCTCGACGAGGGCGTCCCTCCGCGCGACGTCTGGGTGGCGCTGTGCGACGCGCAGGACGTCCCCGAGGCGCGCCGCTGGCTCGACACCCGCGAGGCCAACCGCCGCCGACGCTAG
- a CDS encoding ABC transporter ATP-binding protein, which yields MSREPEGEPAVSVADLHKHYGTKRAVDGVSFEVPAGQVFALLGPNGAGKSTTVEVLEGYRARTSGEVRVLGADPGRPTPAWRSRIGIVAQSTRDLSDLTVTEVVRQFATFYPRPRRPEAVIEQVGLADDARTRASALSGGRRRRLDVALGIVGDPELLFLDEPTTGFDPEARREFWALVQLLAADGTTILLTTHYLDEVEVLADALAVIDGGRIVATGTPATLGGRDRAAATVRWRDAGGTWRTELTGEPAALVARLHAAGGEPDGLSVHRPTLEDAYLSLLTPAEVSR from the coding sequence ATGAGCCGAGAGCCAGAGGGCGAGCCGGCGGTCAGCGTGGCTGACCTGCACAAGCACTACGGGACCAAGCGCGCCGTCGACGGCGTCTCCTTCGAGGTGCCCGCCGGTCAGGTGTTCGCGCTGCTCGGCCCCAACGGGGCGGGCAAGTCGACCACGGTGGAGGTGCTCGAGGGCTACCGCGCCCGCACGTCCGGCGAGGTCCGCGTGCTGGGCGCCGACCCGGGCCGCCCGACGCCCGCCTGGCGCAGCCGGATCGGGATCGTCGCGCAGTCGACGAGGGACCTGTCAGACCTCACCGTCACCGAGGTCGTCAGGCAGTTCGCCACCTTCTACCCCCGCCCGCGCCGCCCCGAGGCCGTCATCGAGCAGGTCGGGCTCGCCGACGACGCCCGCACCCGCGCCAGCGCGCTGTCCGGCGGCCGTCGCCGGCGCCTCGACGTCGCGCTGGGGATCGTCGGAGACCCGGAGCTGCTGTTCCTCGACGAGCCGACCACCGGGTTCGACCCCGAGGCGCGCCGGGAGTTCTGGGCGCTCGTGCAGCTGCTCGCGGCCGACGGCACGACGATCCTGCTCACCACCCACTACCTCGACGAGGTGGAGGTGCTCGCCGACGCCCTGGCCGTCATCGACGGCGGGCGGATCGTGGCCACCGGCACCCCCGCCACGCTCGGCGGGCGCGACCGGGCCGCGGCCACCGTCCGCTGGCGCGACGCCGGGGGCACCTGGCGCACCGAGCTGACGGGCGAGCCGGCGGCGCTGGTCGCGCGCCTGCACGCCGCGGGCGGCGAGCCCGACGGTCTCAGCGTCCACAGGCCCACCCTCGAGGACGCCTACCTGTCCCTGCTCACCCCCGCCGAGGTGTCCCGGTGA